A genomic segment from Thermodesulfobacteriota bacterium encodes:
- a CDS encoding toxin-antitoxin system HicB family antitoxin translates to MRKKSDRYLKIVEWSEEDGCYVGTCPELLYGGVHGNDEAGVYAELCRVAEEAVELYRRDGKPLPPATAGKKYSGRFVLRVPPEVHKKLAIRALQRGQSLNAYCQEVLRSADG, encoded by the coding sequence ATGAGAAAGAAGAGCGACCGCTACCTGAAGATCGTGGAATGGTCCGAGGAGGACGGCTGCTACGTGGGCACGTGCCCGGAGCTGCTGTACGGCGGGGTCCACGGGAACGACGAGGCCGGCGTGTATGCCGAGCTTTGCCGGGTCGCCGAGGAGGCGGTGGAGCTCTACCGACGAGATGGAAAGCCCCTGCCCCCAGCGACCGCCGGCAAGAAGTACTCGGGCCGGTTCGTCCTGCGCGTTCCCCCCGAGGTCCACAAGAAGCTCGCCATCCGCGCGCTCCAGCGCGGCCAGAGCCTCAACGCCTACTGCCAGGAGGTGCTGCGCTCGGCCGACGGGTAG
- a CDS encoding type II toxin-antitoxin system Phd/YefM family antitoxin, with amino-acid sequence MTVTASRLRENIYRLLDQVLETGVPLEVERKGKVLRIVPGEPGGKLANLVRRNDFLRCDPEELVHVDWSGEWNP; translated from the coding sequence ATGACGGTCACGGCATCGCGGCTTCGGGAAAATATCTACCGCCTCCTGGACCAGGTTCTGGAGACGGGCGTGCCCCTCGAGGTCGAGCGCAAGGGCAAGGTGCTGCGGATCGTCCCCGGCGAGCCCGGGGGAAAGCTGGCAAACCTGGTGCGCCGGAACGACTTCCTGCGGTGCGATCCCGAGGAGCTCGTGCACGTGGACTGGTCCGGGGAGTGGAACCCTTGA
- a CDS encoding PIN domain-containing protein, giving the protein MEPLIYLDTHAAAWLYAGLLDSFGPKARALLESEDLLVSPMVELELQYLYEIGKIAEDGRTVVDGLSAKLGLRVCGQPFAQVVSRALDQVWTRDPFDRLIVAQASLTDAVLLTKDRTIRQHYPRAFWAAGSSRVA; this is encoded by the coding sequence GTGGAACCCTTGATCTACCTGGATACCCACGCTGCGGCGTGGCTCTATGCAGGCCTGCTGGATTCCTTTGGGCCGAAGGCAAGGGCCCTCCTCGAGAGCGAAGACCTCCTGGTGTCTCCCATGGTGGAGCTGGAGCTCCAGTACCTTTACGAGATCGGCAAGATCGCCGAGGACGGACGAACGGTTGTGGACGGATTGTCGGCCAAGCTGGGGCTGCGGGTGTGCGGCCAGCCCTTTGCGCAGGTTGTGTCCCGAGCCCTGGACCAGGTCTGGACCCGAGATCCCTTCGACCGCCTCATCGTCGCCCAGGCTTCGCTGACGGACGCAGTGCTGCTGACCAAGGATCGGACGATCCGCCAGCATTACCCGCGAGCTTTCTGGGCAGCCGGGAGCTCTCGCGTCGCGTAG